From Hyalangium minutum:
ACGTTGAAGGGCGACTGCGTCAGGTTCTTGATGAAGAGGAAGGGCTCGGTCGAGGTGACGAGGACGATGCTGAGCTTCTTCCACACGGGCGTGGTGGGCAGCGCGCGGTTGTTGTGCCAGCTGCGCAGCATGCCGAAGAAGTCCGTGCCGAAGGGCGTCTCGAAGAGCGTCTCCACCTCGTCCAGCCCCAGCACCAGCGGGGCCTCCAGCGCCTTGAGGATGTGTCCGCTCATGTATAGGCCGCAGCGCTGGCTCAGGCCCATGGGCTTCTGCCAGTAGGCATCCACCTGGTTGGACAGCTCGAGCTGATCCCCCAGCGAGGTGCAGAAGCGCTGGAAGAAGAGATCCGGGTTGGAGAACGTGGCCGAGTCGAACTCCTGGAACGAGAGGTAGGCCACGCGCTTGCCCGCGGTGATGGCGCCAGCCAAGCCTCGCATGAGCAGGGAGCTCTTGCCCATCTGCCGGGCGCCCTTGATGGTGACGGTGGTGCCCTGCTTCTGCGAGACAGCCTTCATCACCGTCGCATCGGCATCGCGCACCACATAGAAGGCCGACTGCGTGTCCATGGCCCCTTCGAGCGGCTCATCCAGCTCGAGCGCCGCGGACGGCAGAGGCGCCTGAAAGGCAGTGGCGGCGGCGGCAGGCGCGGGCTCGGGCGCCGCACTGGCCCGGGGAGGGCTCGCGGGAGTCGAGGCGGAGCCCGGCAACGTCCCCCCGCTCATGGCCTTGGCGAGCTGCTCGAGCAGGCGCGGAGTGTCCTCGGGCCCCTCCCAGAGCGCCCAGTTGATGGGGCTGAGGTACCCGCCCAGCGGCGGCGGCAGGCGCTCGTGGTAGGCGACCCGGATGGGTAGCAGCACCGGGCGCCCGCGCTGCACCTGGAGCTGGTGCGCCAGCTCGATCTCCGTGCGGGCCATCTCGCTGTTGACGGAGAAGGGGGACAGCAGCGCGATGAAGAAGTCCGCTTGGCGGATCTCCGCGTCGATGCGCTCCACCCACTTCTCACCCACGAGCATGGAAGTGTCGATGAACACCTCGTGGTCGACCTTGAGCGCCTTGTAGAGGGCATTGGCAAGGTCTTGATCGGGCGTGACGTCGCGCTTGTAACTGATGAAGACACGGGCCATGGGTCTCTTTCCTGGCGTCCCGGAACTCAGGGCAGGTTAGGGCAAGCCTTCCGATAGGGTGCAACCTTGCTCACATCCGCAGGCCACTCCTGACGCGTCAAGTTGCGAGGCAACAAGGCGCAGGTGAGATCGATCCAATCCTGGGAGCGCACCGGCCACAGGCGCGCGGTCTCGTCCTCGCTGGCGGTGGCCACGCGCGAGCCATCCGGGCTGAAGGCCACGGCCAGGACACGGCTCCGGTGGGGCATGCGCGCAAGCCGGCGCCCCGTGGTGGCCTCCCACAAGCGCGCCGAGCCGTCCTCACTGGCCGTGACCACGAGCGTGCCATCCGGGCTGAAGGCCACGGACGTCACACTGCTGTCGTGCTGCAGCAGCTGGCGCTGCTGGCCGGTGGCCACGTCCCAAAGGCGGGCAGTGCTGTCCTCGCTGGCCGTGGCCAGGAGCGTGCCATCCGGGCTGAACACCACCGCAGTGACGACGAGCTCGTGCTGCAGGACTTTGCCCAGGGATTCGCCGGTGGCCGCGTTCCACAGGCGTGCGGTGCCATCCTCGCTGGCGGTGGCCAGGAGCCTGCCATCCGGGCTGAAGGCCACGGCCCGGACACCGGCCGCGTGCCGGAGGGGCCGGCCCCTGAGCTCGCCGCTGGCCGTGTTCCACAGGCGCACCGTGTCGTCATCGCTGGCAGTGGCCAGATGTGTGCCATCGGGGCTGAAGGCCACGGAGCGGATCGCCGCCTTGTGCGAGAAGGGCGGGCTCAGGGACTCGCCGGTGGACGCATTCCACAGGCGTGCCGTGCCATCCTCGCTGGCGGTGGCCACGCGCGTCCCGTCCGGACTGAACACCACCGCCGTCACCGGCTTGTTCGTGTCATGGGTGAACCGCCGGCCTCGCTGCCCGGTGGCCTCGTCCCAGAGCGTGGCCTGGTTGCCGCTGGTGGTGGCCATGCGCGTGCCGTTCGGGCTGAATGCCAGCGCGGTGACCGCTGCGCCATGCGGCAGGAGCACGAGCGGAGAACGAGGGGCGATCTGCCAGAGCCGGGCACGCTGGTCCTCGCTGGCCGTGGCCAAGGTCTTGCCGTCCGGGCTGATCGCCACGGAGTTGACGGTGTCCTGATGAGGCAGGAGCACCTGCTGCTTGCCGGTGGCCACATCCCACAGGCGCGCGGTCTTGTCCTCGCTGGCTGTCGCCACGCTCTTGCCGTCGGCGCTGAAGGCCACGGCCGTGACGGCTTTGTCGTGAGCCAGCACCATGGGGGAGAAGTCGCCCGCCACTTCCCACAGGCGCGCGGCTCTGTCCTCACTGGCCGTCGCCACGAGCGTGTTATCCGGGCTGAAGGCCACTGACAGCACACGGCCCATGTGCTGCAGCACGGAGAGCCGCTTGCCCGTGGCCACGTCCCACACACGCGCCGTCCGGTCATTGCTCGCCGAGGCCATTCGCGTGCCATCAGGGCTGAACGCCACGGCCGTGACACGGTCCCGGTGCGTCATCGCCTTGGCAAAGGACACCTCGGCGCCAGTGGCCGTGTTCCACAGGCGCACGGTGCGATCGTCACACCCGGTGAGCAGCAGCTTGCCGTCGGGGCTGAAGGCCACGGCATTGACGGGGTAGTGGTGCTGAAGGGGAGCGCCCAGGGGCTGGCCGGTGGCCGCGTTCCACAGGCGTGCGGTGCCATCCTCGCTGGCGGTGGCCACACGTGAGCCATCCGAGTTGAAGGCCACGGCCGTGACGGGCTTGTTGTGAGAGAGCTTCAGGCGCTGGCGGCCCGTGGCCACCTCCCAGAGCCGGGCAGTTCCGTCTTCACTGGCGGACAGGGCCAAGCTGCCATCCGGGCTGAAGGTGACGGCCAGGACGTTGTCATCATGAGCCAGAGGGACCGGGTCCGAGCGAAGCTGGACGAGCGCGCGGATCAGCGAGTCCATGGCTCCCGCCGAGGAGGGATAGAGCCGCAAGGCCTCCGTGGAGAACGCGGCGCTGACAGGCAAGGCCGAGGAGGCGGCACGCAGCGTGTCATCCGCCCGGTTCAGGAACACATACGAGGCGGCTTCCTTGAACTTCTCCTCGGCCTCGGCTCGGGCGCGAGCGCTTTCCCGCTCGACCTGTTCCTTTTGCGCCAAGGCCTGCTGTGCCTCCGCCTGCAGCCGCTGTGCCTCCGTGCGAGCGGTCTCCGCCTCTTGCTTCGCCTTCTCCGCTTCTTCCTTCGCCTTGGTGGCATCCGCCTGGAGTACCTGCGTCTCCCGCTGGGCTTGAGCTACGCTCTTTTGTGCCTCCTCTTTGATGCTGCTGGCCTCTTTTTCTGCCCGGCCTTTGGCTGACTCGGCATCCTCCCTGAGTTTCTGCGCCCGCCCCAGCTCCTCGCGAACCGCATCGGCATCGCGCTCCGCAGCCGCCAACTGCCGGTATAGGAGCACCGAGGCCGGCAGCAGCACGATGAAGCCCAGGATCACCAACCCCAGCGCCGCCAGCCGCACCACGCGCCAGTCCACCGGCAACTGGCTGCGCGCCCACGCCACCGTGAAGACCCGGTCGTAGATGGCGTTGCGCACCCGCAGCACCTGGCCCTCGCGCCGCACCACCCCCGCGAGCTTGAGGTGCGCCTTGACCAGCGACCGCTCCTCATCGGCCACCCGACGGCCACGCCGGATGTCCTGATACGTCCGCAGCACCCGCTCGGGCTCCGGCGCGCGCCGCGTCAGCATGTCGCGCACGAACACCAGGTTGTTGTCCTGGAAGCTCTTCTCCGCGAAGAACGTTCGCTCCACCACCTGCTGCACGTCCTGACGCGCCCAGGCGCCCCCACCGTTCTGCTGCTTGTGGTCCACCAGCGCCTGGCACAGCCGCTGCGTCAGGTACGGGTGCCCGCCCGTCCACCCCAGCACCCACTCCAGCACCTGCCTCCCCTGCTCGGGCCCGTCCCCCAACCCCTGCGCCAGCGGCCTCGCCTCCTCCAACGTGAAGTCCGTCAGCTCCACCCGCTGGCCCAGGTTGAAGGGCGTGCGCTTCTCGTCCTGGATGAGGTCTCCCGGCGTGGCCACGCCCACGAGCACGAAAGACAGACGCGCCAGCTCCGGGTTGCTCGCGCGCGCGTTATAGAGGTAGCGAATGGCCGCGTAGAAGTCGTCCGTGAAGCCCATCCCCAGCGTGGTGTCGATCTCATCGAC
This genomic window contains:
- a CDS encoding AAA-like domain-containing protein translates to MSDASLYTVGGTVQAGGGVYLARRADPEMLSLCRAGTFAFVLTARQMGKSSLMVRTAEQLYEEGIRSVIIDLTRIGKQVTADQWYVGLLVVIQEQLELNTDSAEWWNRNRDQGPVQRMTRFLEEVVLQEVPGRVVVFVDEIDTTLGMGFTDDFYAAIRYLYNARASNPELARLSFVLVGVATPGDLIQDEKRTPFNLGQRVELTDFTLEEARPLAQGLGDGPEQGRQVLEWVLGWTGGHPYLTQRLCQALVDHKQQNGGGAWARQDVQQVVERTFFAEKSFQDNNLVFVRDMLTRRAPEPERVLRTYQDIRRGRRVADEERSLVKAHLKLAGVVRREGQVLRVRNAIYDRVFTVAWARSQLPVDWRVVRLAALGLVILGFIVLLPASVLLYRQLAAAERDADAVREELGRAQKLREDAESAKGRAEKEASSIKEEAQKSVAQAQRETQVLQADATKAKEEAEKAKQEAETARTEAQRLQAEAQQALAQKEQVERESARARAEAEEKFKEAASYVFLNRADDTLRAASSALPVSAAFSTEALRLYPSSAGAMDSLIRALVQLRSDPVPLAHDDNVLAVTFSPDGSLALSASEDGTARLWEVATGRQRLKLSHNKPVTAVAFNSDGSRVATASEDGTARLWNAATGQPLGAPLQHHYPVNAVAFSPDGKLLLTGCDDRTVRLWNTATGAEVSFAKAMTHRDRVTAVAFSPDGTRMASASNDRTARVWDVATGKRLSVLQHMGRVLSVAFSPDNTLVATASEDRAARLWEVAGDFSPMVLAHDKAVTAVAFSADGKSVATASEDKTARLWDVATGKQQVLLPHQDTVNSVAISPDGKTLATASEDQRARLWQIAPRSPLVLLPHGAAVTALAFSPNGTRMATTSGNQATLWDEATGQRGRRFTHDTNKPVTAVVFSPDGTRVATASEDGTARLWNASTGESLSPPFSHKAAIRSVAFSPDGTHLATASDDDTVRLWNTASGELRGRPLRHAAGVRAVAFSPDGRLLATASEDGTARLWNAATGESLGKVLQHELVVTAVVFSPDGTLLATASEDSTARLWDVATGQQRQLLQHDSSVTSVAFSPDGTLVVTASEDGSARLWEATTGRRLARMPHRSRVLAVAFSPDGSRVATASEDETARLWPVRSQDWIDLTCALLPRNLTRQEWPADVSKVAPYRKACPNLP
- a CDS encoding AAA-like domain-containing protein, with translation MARVFISYKRDVTPDQDLANALYKALKVDHEVFIDTSMLVGEKWVERIDAEIRQADFFIALLSPFSVNSEMARTEIELAHQLQVQRGRPVLLPIRVAYHERLPPPLGGYLSPINWALWEGPEDTPRLLEQLAKAMSGGTLPGSASTPASPPRASAAPEPAPAAAATAFQAPLPSAALELDEPLEGAMDTQSAFYVVRDADATVMKAVSQKQGTTVTIKGARQMGKSSLLMRGLAGAITAGKRVAYLSFQEFDSATFSNPDLFFQRFCTSLGDQLELSNQVDAYWQKPMGLSQRCGLYMSGHILKALEAPLVLGLDEVETLFETPFGTDFFGMLRSWHNNRALPTTPVWKKLSIVLVTSTEPFLFIKNLTQSPFNVGQTVELGDFTPEQVAELNRRHGSPLGPKQEQELFALLGGHPYLVRKALYLVASRSMRVEDLFSQAAEDRGPFGDHLRHLLFRLGGQPQLKAGFREVLQRGAHPDEDVFIRLRSAGLVRQEGTTMLPRCELYRRYFRERLTTS